From one Pseudactinotalea sp. HY158 genomic stretch:
- a CDS encoding TetR/AcrR family transcriptional regulator, with amino-acid sequence MSESITTAPPEGLRERKKQDTRRSLRHAAMELALERGLENVTVDEIAEAADVSPRTFFNYFASKEDALIDHTDAVAAELHAAILARPEGEPPLESLRHALAQSEVLRGAHVHRDRTLARQRLIHAHPSLLARQLGQAAALEAAIAAALAERMHLDPTSDPTPQLLGALAGSVLRVSLRRWITGDARLDDLVEESFTILRTRLGGTIP; translated from the coding sequence ATGTCGGAATCGATCACGACCGCCCCGCCCGAGGGGCTGCGCGAACGCAAGAAGCAGGACACCCGCCGGTCGTTGCGCCATGCCGCGATGGAGCTCGCCCTCGAACGGGGGCTCGAGAACGTGACGGTCGACGAGATCGCCGAGGCGGCCGACGTCTCCCCGCGCACGTTCTTCAACTACTTCGCGAGCAAGGAGGACGCGCTCATCGATCACACCGACGCCGTGGCCGCCGAGTTGCATGCGGCGATCCTCGCCCGTCCCGAGGGCGAGCCTCCCCTCGAGTCCCTGCGACACGCCCTCGCCCAGAGCGAGGTGCTCCGGGGCGCCCACGTGCACCGCGACCGCACCCTCGCCCGGCAGCGGCTCATCCACGCCCACCCCTCGCTCCTGGCACGTCAGCTCGGGCAGGCCGCGGCGCTCGAGGCGGCCATCGCGGCGGCCCTCGCCGAGCGCATGCACCTCGACCCGACCTCCGATCCGACCCCGCAGCTCCTCGGCGCCCTCGCCGGCAGCGTCCTGCGCGTCTCCCTGCGTCGCTGGATCACCGGCGACGCGCGCCTCGACGATCTCGTCGAGGAGTCCTTCACGATCCTGCGCACCCGCCTCGGCGGCACGATCCCCTGA
- a CDS encoding type II toxin-antitoxin system death-on-curing family toxin yields MIYLTRTELLHVAARVLGDEVQVRDHGLLHAASARPQATFGGIDAYPTLAEKAAALLHSLARNHALVDGNKRLALGATIAFLGLNGSRLALSNDEAYELVMRVAAGETNDITQIAGLIASGSQPW; encoded by the coding sequence GTGATCTACCTGACCCGGACCGAGTTGCTCCACGTGGCCGCACGGGTCCTGGGAGACGAGGTGCAGGTCCGCGACCATGGGCTCCTGCACGCAGCATCAGCACGACCACAGGCCACCTTCGGCGGAATCGACGCCTACCCCACGCTGGCGGAGAAGGCCGCTGCACTGCTCCATTCGCTGGCTCGCAATCACGCGTTGGTGGATGGAAACAAGCGGCTGGCTCTGGGCGCTACGATCGCGTTCCTCGGTCTCAACGGCAGTCGCCTCGCCCTGAGCAACGACGAGGCCTATGAGCTGGTGATGCGTGTCGCGGCCGGCGAAACGAACGACATCACGCAGATCGCGGGTCTGATCGCGTCCGGCTCCCAACCGTGGTGA
- a CDS encoding MarR family winged helix-turn-helix transcriptional regulator, with protein sequence MKRGRDSLGEMIGYRLKEAQAVLRGRMDAALRPLGLTTPQYACLELLSHAPGASNSELARSAFVARQTMNTLLRGLHDRGLVDRAAAPPSGRVLPTVLTPEGRRLLDQAAASIGAIERQMVSTLTDEQRRALRDALANCIDALRD encoded by the coding sequence ATGAAGCGCGGTCGGGACAGTCTCGGTGAGATGATCGGTTATCGACTCAAGGAGGCGCAGGCGGTCCTCCGGGGCCGCATGGATGCGGCGCTGCGTCCGCTCGGCCTCACGACCCCGCAGTATGCCTGCCTGGAGCTGCTGAGCCACGCCCCCGGTGCATCGAACTCGGAACTTGCGCGGAGCGCGTTCGTCGCCCGTCAGACGATGAACACTCTCCTGCGCGGGCTTCATGATCGTGGACTCGTCGACCGCGCGGCGGCGCCTCCGAGCGGGCGGGTCCTGCCGACGGTCCTCACGCCGGAAGGGCGACGGCTTCTCGATCAGGCGGCCGCGAGCATCGGCGCCATCGAACGGCAGATGGTCAGCACCCTCACGGACGAGCAGCGCCGAGCCCTCCGCGACGCCCTCGCGAACTGCATTGACGCGCTACGCGACTGA
- a CDS encoding sulfite exporter TauE/SafE family protein: protein MSRSDDVRVRDRSPLPLIVIGLVAGLFSGLFGVGGGTVILPLLVLWLGFDQRLGAGTSLAAIVPAASIGVISYAVTDAVAWLPALVLAVGAAIGAQVGTALLPRISQQALRWGFVAFLVVVIVGLFLVVPTRGSGFDLGWGSGLGLGGLGLLTGVVSGLIGVGGGVIIVPALMFAFGMSDLVARGTSLLVMIPTAASGLLGNLRRRNVDLRAAAFVGVSACTTTALGAWLATRIDPFVGNLLFAGYLALIAVQMSARALTERRRRR from the coding sequence GTGAGCAGGTCGGACGACGTCCGTGTCCGAGATCGCTCCCCCCTCCCGTTGATCGTCATCGGCCTGGTCGCCGGACTGTTCTCGGGCCTGTTCGGGGTCGGCGGCGGCACCGTGATCCTGCCGCTGCTCGTGCTGTGGCTCGGCTTCGACCAGCGGCTCGGCGCCGGGACCTCGCTCGCGGCGATCGTGCCCGCGGCGAGCATCGGGGTGATCTCCTACGCGGTCACGGACGCGGTGGCGTGGCTGCCGGCCCTCGTGCTCGCCGTCGGCGCCGCGATCGGCGCACAGGTCGGCACCGCGCTGTTGCCCCGGATCTCCCAGCAGGCACTGCGGTGGGGCTTCGTGGCCTTCCTCGTGGTGGTGATCGTCGGGCTCTTCCTCGTGGTCCCCACACGCGGGTCGGGATTCGACCTGGGCTGGGGCAGCGGCCTGGGCCTCGGCGGCCTCGGGCTCCTCACCGGCGTCGTCTCCGGGCTCATCGGGGTGGGTGGCGGGGTGATCATCGTTCCGGCGCTCATGTTCGCCTTCGGCATGAGCGACCTCGTCGCCCGCGGCACCTCCCTGCTCGTGATGATCCCGACCGCCGCCTCGGGGCTGCTGGGCAATCTTCGCCGCCGCAACGTCGACCTGCGTGCGGCCGCCTTCGTGGGTGTCTCGGCCTGCACCACGACCGCCCTGGGCGCCTGGCTGGCCACGCGCATCGACCCGTTCGTCGGAAACCTGCTCTTCGCCGGCTATCTCGCGCTCATCGCCGTCCAGATGTCCGCCCGGGCGCTCACGGAGCGCAGGCGCCGCCGGTGA
- a CDS encoding sensor histidine kinase — MSEASARGGRPEPDQPAAIRWMRAGQHVLTGLLVVIGVIRAGTEGASLPLIVVAALAFTLAYWFPVIARRPHLITTPAWLAVLALVWVGMLAVSSEFMWIAFVLWLLAGQILALRAAVGFSAVVFALVVLAPVLHHGQLAYASVFGPFVGGLFALGISRGYLALVDDVRRREQLVLRLEQAQADMAALHDELALTQRHAGRIAERTRLARDIHDTVAQGLSSISLLARATSAPAADTGRGLAQIESLARDNLEDLRRIIAALTPSELTDQALPGALARLVERFGAETGIDVSLHVDDSVPVLEARAEVALLRTAQSALGNVRRHAKASRVVLTLVDAGDLIRLDVIDDGEGFDIAATGRPRADRSGSTGYGLGFMRGRLRELGGGLDVESTPGEGSAVSAYLPDGRSTR; from the coding sequence GTGTCTGAAGCGTCCGCCCGGGGCGGGCGACCCGAGCCGGATCAGCCTGCCGCGATCCGCTGGATGCGCGCCGGCCAGCACGTGCTCACCGGGCTGCTCGTGGTCATCGGCGTGATCCGGGCCGGCACCGAGGGCGCGAGCCTCCCGCTGATCGTCGTGGCCGCGCTCGCGTTCACCCTGGCCTACTGGTTCCCGGTGATCGCGCGTCGCCCACACCTCATCACCACCCCGGCCTGGCTGGCCGTGCTCGCGCTCGTGTGGGTCGGCATGCTCGCCGTCTCCAGTGAGTTCATGTGGATCGCGTTCGTGCTGTGGCTCCTCGCCGGCCAGATCCTCGCGCTGCGTGCGGCGGTCGGGTTCTCGGCGGTGGTGTTCGCGCTCGTCGTGCTCGCCCCGGTGCTGCATCACGGGCAGCTCGCCTATGCGAGCGTCTTCGGTCCGTTCGTGGGCGGGCTGTTCGCGCTCGGGATCTCGCGCGGCTACCTGGCCCTGGTGGACGACGTCCGCCGCCGCGAGCAGCTCGTGCTCCGACTCGAACAGGCCCAGGCGGACATGGCCGCGCTGCACGACGAGCTCGCCCTGACCCAGCGGCACGCCGGCCGGATCGCCGAACGCACCCGACTCGCCCGCGACATCCACGACACCGTGGCCCAGGGCCTCTCCTCGATCTCCCTGCTCGCGCGGGCCACCAGCGCACCGGCGGCCGACACCGGCCGCGGCCTCGCCCAGATCGAGTCCCTCGCCCGCGACAACCTCGAAGATCTTCGCCGCATCATCGCCGCGCTCACCCCCTCGGAACTGACCGATCAGGCGCTCCCGGGAGCCCTCGCCCGGCTCGTCGAACGGTTCGGTGCCGAGACCGGCATCGACGTGAGCCTGCACGTCGACGACTCGGTGCCCGTGCTCGAGGCCCGCGCCGAGGTCGCGCTCCTGCGAACCGCCCAGTCGGCCCTGGGAAACGTGCGCCGACACGCGAAGGCGAGCCGCGTCGTCCTCACGCTCGTGGATGCGGGCGACCTCATCCGGCTCGACGTGATCGACGACGGCGAGGGCTTCGATATCGCGGCCACCGGCCGCCCACGGGCGGACCGGAGCGGGAGCACCGGCTACGGGCTGGGCTTCATGCGCGGCCGCCTGCGCGAGCTCGGCGGCGGGTTGGACGTGGAGAGCACCCCGGGCGAGGGCAGCGCCGTCTCGGCGTACCTGCCCGACGGACGGAGCACGCGATGA
- a CDS encoding MFS transporter, with amino-acid sequence MNTGRHRAAVLIARPRCGRRDPAGLNSTTGTGRTREPARERRGRRRHRGEEEQGVTERTLWSKEFLVAIAVNLFMSSVFYLLLTSMAGYAVAEFQASESLAGLAASGFIIGSVVGRLLSGKYLDFVGRRRLLVLTMIAYVLACLAYIPVTDLGVLIAVRLVHGLAFGAGNTALVASVQAVIPPGKRAEGNGYFATATTLSTAVGPFLAVWLGENYGFTSVFLVATACAGATLVAACFFTVPEREPSPEERRLKWSMRLSSFIDRGGLRLGLVMLLAGLAFASVLSFIAVHTADLGIPAASSVFFVSYAVASLFARLFAGRIQDRLGDNIVAIPVFGCFAAGMVLVGLATTTALIAAAGVLIGLGFGCLLPTMQAILVDQVPPPRVGVATSTFFLLLDTGSGVGPVLLGLVGGATGFATMFVLSSGLVVLAAIAYLGFHGFASGGRPARA; translated from the coding sequence ATGAACACGGGCCGCCACCGCGCCGCGGTGCTCATCGCCCGCCCCCGATGCGGCCGAAGGGATCCCGCGGGACTAAACTCGACGACCGGTACCGGCCGGACGCGCGAGCCGGCCCGGGAGCGGCGCGGCCGGCGGCGACACCGAGGCGAGGAGGAGCAGGGCGTGACCGAGCGGACGCTGTGGTCGAAGGAGTTCCTCGTCGCGATCGCGGTCAACCTGTTCATGTCGAGCGTGTTCTACCTGCTGCTCACCTCGATGGCGGGCTACGCCGTGGCGGAGTTCCAGGCGTCCGAATCCCTCGCCGGGCTGGCGGCCTCCGGCTTCATCATCGGCTCGGTCGTGGGCCGACTGCTCTCCGGCAAATACCTCGACTTCGTGGGCCGGCGGCGCCTGCTCGTGCTCACGATGATCGCCTATGTGCTCGCCTGCCTCGCCTACATCCCGGTGACCGACCTGGGCGTGCTCATCGCGGTGCGGCTCGTGCACGGGCTCGCGTTCGGCGCCGGCAACACGGCACTGGTCGCCTCGGTGCAGGCGGTCATCCCACCCGGGAAGCGCGCCGAGGGCAACGGCTACTTCGCCACCGCCACGACCCTGTCGACCGCCGTCGGTCCCTTCCTGGCCGTGTGGCTCGGCGAGAACTACGGCTTCACCAGCGTGTTCCTGGTCGCGACCGCCTGCGCCGGGGCCACCCTCGTGGCCGCGTGCTTCTTCACCGTGCCCGAGCGGGAGCCGAGCCCGGAGGAGCGCCGTCTCAAGTGGTCGATGCGGCTCTCCTCGTTCATCGATCGCGGCGGGCTGCGCCTCGGCCTGGTCATGCTGCTCGCCGGGCTCGCGTTCGCCTCCGTGCTCAGCTTCATCGCCGTGCACACCGCGGACCTCGGCATCCCCGCCGCCTCGAGCGTGTTCTTCGTGTCCTACGCCGTGGCCTCGCTGTTCGCGCGGCTGTTCGCGGGGCGGATCCAGGACCGCCTCGGCGACAACATCGTGGCGATACCGGTGTTCGGCTGCTTCGCGGCCGGCATGGTGCTCGTGGGCCTGGCCACCACGACGGCGCTCATCGCGGCCGCCGGCGTGCTCATCGGGCTCGGCTTCGGGTGCCTGCTGCCCACGATGCAGGCGATCCTCGTCGACCAGGTGCCGCCGCCGCGCGTGGGCGTGGCCACCTCGACGTTCTTCCTCCTGCTCGACACCGGCTCCGGCGTGGGCCCGGTGCTGCTCGGCCTCGTCGGCGGGGCCACGGGATTCGCCACGATGTTCGTGCTCTCCTCCGGGCTCGTGGTGCTCGCCGCGATCGCCTACCTGGGCTTCCACGGGTTCGCCTCGGGCGGTCGCCCGGCCCGCGCCTGA
- a CDS encoding MMPL family transporter, whose translation MLTQRLSRALTSRRGSRVSLGIALVLIVLIFGAFSSAAAPAGNESAPADSESARVDQLLTRFPDADLGTVLVVAERADGSALTAGDEDALSALSTELADTAPSARVADSVRDPMVSDDGRAAVITTALEVGQTNTETSDVVDDLRSRVEAALADTGLRAYVTGGPAFGADIAGAFDGADITLLAVTILIVAALLIVTYRSPVLWLIPLVVVAIADRAASILTNVAGAAFDLQFDAGIISVLVFGAGTNYALLLISRYREELHTHDDHRAALAAAWRHTAPAILASNVTVILSLSTLALAVIPGTRGLGIAAAVGLLVALAAVLLVLPPVLAMCGRRVFWPVVPTPGTTPRIGRVWHAVAERVSKRPAAALVGGLAVLGIMATGLFGTSVGLTQIEKFRVASDSATGLEVLGDHFDAGNAQPILVVADTDHADAVLTAAQDTGGVLRARIGEESTDGTLTQIVVTGEAGPGEPASLELVRDLRASVGAIDGAGALVGGQIATDVDARAGNQSDLLLIAPLILAVSFLVLIVLLRSLVAPFLLLAINIASATAAIGAGAWLSRVLLDQHALDLQVPLLSFLFLVALGIDYTIFLVHRARLEARTKGTKEGIVAAVTGTGAVITSAGLVLAGVFAALGVLPLVTLGQLGLIVGLGVVIDTVLVRTIVVPATFTLLGDRMWWPGRNPAETDPTTDDTQPETTHVDHPARV comes from the coding sequence ATGCTCACTCAACGACTCTCCCGCGCGCTCACCTCGCGGCGCGGCTCCCGGGTATCCCTGGGGATCGCGCTCGTGCTCATCGTCCTGATCTTCGGGGCCTTCTCCTCCGCCGCCGCCCCGGCGGGCAACGAGTCCGCCCCGGCGGACTCGGAATCGGCCCGGGTCGATCAGCTGCTCACGCGGTTCCCCGACGCCGACCTCGGCACGGTGCTCGTCGTGGCCGAACGGGCCGACGGCTCCGCCCTCACCGCCGGCGACGAGGACGCCCTGTCGGCGCTGAGCACCGAGCTCGCCGACACCGCACCCAGCGCGCGCGTCGCCGACTCCGTGCGCGACCCGATGGTCAGCGACGACGGCCGGGCGGCCGTGATCACGACCGCCCTCGAGGTCGGGCAGACGAACACCGAGACCTCGGACGTCGTCGACGACCTGCGCTCCCGCGTCGAGGCGGCACTCGCCGACACCGGCCTGCGCGCCTACGTGACCGGCGGGCCCGCCTTCGGGGCCGATATCGCCGGGGCGTTCGACGGCGCGGACATCACCCTGCTCGCCGTGACGATCCTCATCGTGGCGGCGCTGCTCATCGTCACCTACCGCTCCCCGGTGCTCTGGCTCATCCCGCTCGTGGTCGTGGCGATCGCCGACCGGGCCGCGAGCATCCTGACGAACGTCGCCGGTGCGGCGTTCGATCTGCAGTTCGACGCCGGCATCATCTCCGTGCTCGTGTTCGGGGCCGGCACGAACTACGCCCTGCTGCTCATCTCCCGCTACCGCGAGGAGCTGCACACCCACGACGACCACCGGGCGGCCCTCGCTGCGGCCTGGCGCCACACCGCGCCGGCGATCCTCGCCTCGAACGTCACCGTCATCCTCTCCCTGTCGACCCTCGCGCTCGCCGTCATCCCCGGCACCCGCGGCCTCGGGATCGCCGCGGCGGTCGGACTGCTCGTGGCGCTCGCGGCCGTGCTGCTCGTGCTCCCGCCCGTGCTGGCCATGTGCGGCCGGCGCGTCTTCTGGCCCGTCGTGCCCACTCCCGGCACCACCCCTCGCATCGGCCGGGTCTGGCACGCGGTGGCGGAGCGCGTGTCCAAGCGTCCCGCGGCCGCGCTCGTCGGCGGCCTCGCCGTCCTCGGGATCATGGCCACCGGCCTGTTCGGCACCTCGGTCGGCCTGACCCAGATCGAGAAGTTCCGCGTCGCCTCCGATTCGGCCACCGGGCTCGAGGTGCTCGGGGACCACTTCGACGCCGGCAACGCCCAGCCGATCCTCGTCGTGGCCGACACCGATCACGCCGATGCCGTGCTGACGGCCGCGCAGGACACCGGCGGCGTGCTCCGCGCCCGGATCGGGGAGGAGTCCACCGACGGCACGCTCACCCAGATCGTGGTCACCGGCGAGGCCGGCCCCGGGGAGCCGGCGAGCCTCGAGCTCGTGCGGGACCTGCGCGCGAGCGTCGGAGCGATCGACGGCGCGGGCGCCCTCGTGGGTGGGCAGATCGCCACGGACGTGGACGCCCGGGCCGGCAATCAGTCGGACCTGCTCCTCATCGCCCCGCTCATCCTGGCCGTCAGCTTCCTCGTGCTCATCGTGCTCCTGCGCTCCCTCGTCGCCCCGTTCCTGCTGCTGGCGATCAACATCGCCAGCGCCACGGCGGCGATCGGCGCGGGTGCCTGGCTCAGCCGGGTCCTGCTCGACCAGCACGCGCTCGACCTGCAGGTGCCGCTGCTGAGCTTCCTGTTCCTCGTCGCCCTCGGTATCGACTACACGATCTTCCTCGTGCATCGAGCCCGCCTGGAGGCCCGCACGAAGGGCACGAAGGAGGGCATCGTCGCGGCGGTCACCGGGACGGGCGCCGTGATCACCAGCGCCGGCCTCGTGCTCGCGGGGGTCTTCGCCGCACTCGGGGTGCTTCCGCTCGTCACGCTCGGACAGCTCGGCCTCATCGTCGGCCTGGGCGTCGTGATCGACACCGTGCTCGTGCGTACGATCGTCGTGCCGGCCACGTTCACCCTCCTGGGGGACCGGATGTGGTGGCCCGGCCGGAATCCGGCCGAGACCGACCCGACGACCGACGACACCCAGCCGGAGACGACCCATGTGGACCACCCCGCCCGTGTCTGA
- a CDS encoding winged helix-turn-helix domain-containing protein — protein MKYPSPVLLPLLRSRAQGEIITWIMLHPDVEQSLTEIAAAVGTSTPTVMREVDRLLESGLVRSRRRGNQRVVTAATDNPVYRPLAELLMLTFGPIGVLRDLLGDLSGIDRALIYGSWAARYQQQPGHVPNDLDVFIVGSPDRPALGDAIEKAERILRREVNHRLVAADDWDCDTGSFKTTMLSRPVVHLLGEPDD, from the coding sequence ATGAAATATCCGAGTCCGGTGCTGCTGCCCCTACTTCGGAGTCGAGCCCAGGGGGAGATCATCACGTGGATCATGCTCCATCCCGACGTCGAGCAGAGCCTGACCGAGATCGCCGCCGCCGTCGGAACCTCCACTCCGACCGTCATGCGTGAGGTGGACCGGCTCCTGGAGTCGGGCCTGGTCAGATCTCGCCGACGCGGGAACCAGCGGGTCGTCACGGCTGCGACCGACAACCCGGTCTACCGACCACTGGCCGAGCTGTTGATGCTCACCTTCGGCCCGATCGGAGTCCTCCGAGACCTCCTCGGCGACCTGTCCGGCATCGACCGTGCCCTCATCTATGGATCATGGGCGGCCCGATACCAGCAGCAGCCCGGACACGTGCCCAACGACCTGGACGTCTTCATCGTCGGCAGCCCGGACCGACCGGCTCTCGGCGACGCCATTGAGAAGGCCGAACGGATCCTACGACGCGAAGTCAATCATCGCCTCGTTGCCGCCGACGATTGGGACTGCGACACGGGCTCCTTCAAGACTACAATGTTGAGCCGCCCGGTCGTCCACCTACTCGGAGAGCCTGATGATTGA
- a CDS encoding VOC family protein, whose product MTVTGPDFVALQVRDLERSAAFYETRLGLRRAAAAPPGAVVFATSPIPFAVREPLPGVDLDQTPRPGLGVALWVHCDQVQRLHDTLAAAGTPILRAPEPGPFGLSFTFADPDGYTLTVHGEA is encoded by the coding sequence ATGACTGTGACCGGACCCGACTTCGTCGCCCTGCAGGTGCGCGACCTCGAACGATCCGCCGCCTTCTACGAGACTCGGCTCGGCCTGCGCCGGGCCGCAGCCGCCCCTCCCGGCGCGGTCGTATTCGCCACGAGCCCCATCCCGTTCGCGGTGCGCGAGCCCCTGCCCGGCGTGGATCTCGACCAGACACCACGCCCCGGCCTCGGGGTCGCACTCTGGGTGCACTGCGACCAGGTGCAGCGGCTTCACGACACCCTCGCTGCGGCAGGCACCCCGATCCTGCGGGCACCGGAGCCCGGGCCGTTCGGCCTGTCGTTCACCTTCGCCGACCCCGACGGGTACACCCTGACGGTGCACGGCGAGGCCTGA
- a CDS encoding MDR family MFS transporter, whose amino-acid sequence MATRTALTPHSAGSTNTTNTTGTVRTGPPAAGAPGPLPRRKLIVIFVGLILGILMAALDQTIVATALPTIAADLNGLEQISWIITIYLLGQTIAMPIYGRVGDLIGRRNAFHVAIVIFLAGSVVAGLSQDMGMLIACRAVQGIGAGGLMIGAQTIMAEIVSARERGKYMSIMGPMIGVATVLGPLLGGYLTEHASWRWIFYINVPIGIAALVVTSLSLHLPRPQRRRRVDYSGMVLMAGAVACLVLLLTWGGRRYEWTSPQIVALGIGVLALTPLWLWVESRAAEPILPLRLFRNGVFRVNVVLAFLLGVAMFGAVSYLPTYLQLSLGASATTSGLLMLPLMGGLMAAAVTTGQLITRTGRYKVFPILGTSVAAVGMFLLSRMDAGTSRLQSSVFMVVLGLGIGFIMPTLVLVVQNAVSRPEVGAATAGVNFFRQIGASVGTALIGSLFVSRLGDRLALNLPPDAAAHLNQAGEQGGSLTPDQLAQLPEPIAHAVVVSYAEALIPLYFYLVPLLVLGLVVACFLEEKPLTTSVGGRPAPGSPHPGGAHADPGAAPDARPASHRGAARPPTGGPRSPRSTPSHPSRPSHPAIRSHPSTPSDPSTPSTGRREASGVVHRLRRRPDSDPAQAGSGRLRQAQAGSGRLRQAQAGSARVQARAGRPPEANPWKPR is encoded by the coding sequence GTGGCCACGCGCACCGCGCTCACCCCGCACTCAGCCGGCTCGACGAACACGACGAACACGACAGGCACGGTCCGGACCGGGCCGCCTGCGGCCGGAGCACCCGGCCCGCTGCCCCGCCGCAAGCTCATCGTCATCTTCGTCGGCCTCATCCTCGGCATCCTCATGGCCGCCCTGGATCAGACGATCGTCGCCACCGCGCTGCCCACGATCGCGGCCGATCTCAACGGCCTCGAGCAGATCTCCTGGATCATCACGATCTATCTGCTCGGCCAGACCATCGCGATGCCCATCTACGGCCGGGTCGGCGACCTCATCGGCCGGCGCAACGCGTTCCACGTCGCGATCGTCATCTTCCTCGCGGGCTCGGTCGTCGCGGGCCTGTCCCAGGACATGGGGATGCTCATCGCGTGCCGGGCGGTCCAGGGCATCGGGGCCGGCGGCCTCATGATCGGCGCCCAGACGATCATGGCCGAGATCGTCTCCGCCCGCGAGCGCGGCAAGTACATGTCGATCATGGGCCCGATGATCGGGGTGGCCACGGTGCTCGGCCCGCTCCTGGGCGGCTACCTGACCGAGCACGCGAGCTGGCGGTGGATCTTCTACATCAACGTTCCCATCGGTATCGCGGCCCTCGTCGTCACGTCGCTCTCCCTCCACCTGCCGCGCCCCCAGCGCCGGCGCCGGGTCGACTACAGCGGCATGGTGCTCATGGCGGGCGCCGTCGCCTGCCTCGTGCTGCTGCTCACCTGGGGCGGGCGACGGTACGAGTGGACCTCGCCGCAGATCGTCGCACTCGGCATCGGGGTGCTCGCGCTCACGCCGCTGTGGCTGTGGGTGGAGAGCCGCGCCGCCGAGCCGATCCTGCCGCTGCGACTGTTCCGTAACGGCGTGTTCCGCGTCAACGTGGTGCTCGCGTTCCTGCTCGGCGTGGCGATGTTCGGCGCCGTGAGCTACCTGCCCACGTACCTGCAACTCTCGCTCGGCGCGAGCGCCACCACCTCCGGGCTGCTCATGCTGCCGCTCATGGGCGGCCTCATGGCGGCCGCCGTGACCACCGGCCAGCTCATCACCCGCACCGGGCGCTACAAGGTCTTCCCCATCCTCGGCACGAGCGTCGCCGCCGTGGGGATGTTCCTGCTCTCGCGCATGGACGCCGGCACCTCGCGTCTTCAGTCGAGCGTCTTCATGGTCGTGCTCGGGTTGGGCATCGGGTTCATCATGCCCACCCTGGTCCTCGTGGTTCAGAACGCCGTCTCCCGTCCGGAGGTCGGCGCGGCCACGGCCGGGGTGAACTTCTTCCGCCAGATCGGCGCGTCCGTGGGCACCGCGCTCATCGGATCCCTGTTCGTCTCCCGCCTCGGCGATCGGCTCGCGCTCAACCTGCCGCCGGACGCGGCGGCCCACCTGAACCAGGCCGGGGAGCAGGGCGGAAGCCTCACCCCCGACCAGCTCGCCCAGCTGCCGGAACCGATCGCCCACGCCGTCGTGGTCTCCTACGCCGAGGCCCTCATCCCGCTCTACTTCTACCTCGTGCCGCTCCTCGTGCTCGGCCTCGTGGTCGCCTGCTTCCTCGAGGAGAAGCCGCTCACCACGAGCGTCGGCGGGCGCCCCGCACCGGGCTCCCCCCATCCAGGCGGGGCGCACGCGGATCCCGGCGCCGCGCCGGACGCCCGGCCCGCCTCCCACCGCGGCGCCGCGCGCCCGCCCACCGGAGGCCCGCGGAGCCCACGGAGCACCCCGAGCCACCCGAGCCGCCCGAGCCACCCGGCGATTCGATCGCACCCGAGCACCCCGAGCGACCCGAGCACCCCGAGCACGGGCCGGCGGGAGGCGAGCGGCGTCGTCCATAGGCTCCGGCGCAGGCCCGACTCGGACCCGGCTCAGGCAGGCTCAGGCAGGCTCAGGCAGGCTCAGGCAGGCTCAGGCAGGCTCAGGCAGGCTCAGGCAGGCTCAGCGCGAGTTCAGGCGCGGGCCGGGCGACCGCCCGAGGCGAACCCGTGGAAGCCCAGGTAG
- a CDS encoding ribbon-helix-helix protein, CopG family: MAMTLRLSDAEADALRRRAERESRSMQDVARQAVREYVERRSRAELLDQVLDQELPRYTEALDRLGQ, encoded by the coding sequence ATGGCCATGACTCTGCGGCTCTCGGATGCCGAGGCCGACGCGTTGCGTCGGCGGGCCGAGCGCGAATCCCGTTCGATGCAGGACGTCGCCCGGCAGGCGGTCCGAGAGTACGTGGAGCGCCGCAGCCGAGCCGAATTGCTCGACCAGGTTCTCGATCAGGAACTGCCGCGTTACACCGAGGCCCTGGACCGGCTCGGTCAGTGA